Proteins from a single region of Methanotorris igneus Kol 5:
- a CDS encoding winged helix-turn-helix domain-containing protein, whose product MEDMWAKIGETAGRVYHLLEEGEKNLSSLTKILRREGHNTNLVIMAIGWLAREDKINVIKDHGKWIIRLK is encoded by the coding sequence ATGGAAGACATGTGGGCCAAAATAGGAGAAACTGCTGGAAGAGTATATCATCTCTTAGAGGAGGGGGAGAAGAACCTCAGCAGCTTAACGAAGATTCTGAGGAGGGAGGGGCATAATACAAACTTAGTTATTATGGCTATTGGATGGTTGGCTAGAGAGGACAAAATCAATGTAATAAAAGATCATGGAAAATGGATTATACGCTTAAAATAG
- a CDS encoding glycosyltransferase family 4 protein, giving the protein MRIAMITWEYPPVIVGGLSIHCKGLAEALVRQGHHVDVITVGYDLPDYENINGVNVHRVKPIKHSYFLIWATIMANFMEKKLGILGIDNYDVIHCHDWMTAFVGINAKHVANKPYVQSIHSTERGRCGGIHSEDSRTINDIEWWSTYESHAIITVSNSIKNEICSIFNTPHDKVNVIYNGINPWEFDIQMDEDEINNFRMHIGVQPHENMILYVGRLVYQKGVEYLIRAFPKILSKYPNSKLVIAGSGDMREYLENLAFQLGCRDRVIFLGFINGNTLKKLYKSSDVCVIPSVYEPFGIVALEAMAAGTPVVVSSVGGLSEIVQHDYNGVWTYPQNPDSIAWGVDRVLSDWEFREYITKNAKRDVYAKYSWDVIAKETVNVYKKVIEMTE; this is encoded by the coding sequence ATGAGAATTGCTATGATTACATGGGAATATCCTCCTGTAATAGTGGGGGGGTTATCGATACATTGTAAAGGCCTTGCAGAAGCTTTAGTTAGGCAAGGACACCATGTTGATGTTATAACTGTAGGTTATGACTTACCCGACTATGAAAATATCAATGGTGTTAATGTGCATAGAGTTAAACCAATTAAGCACAGTTATTTTTTAATATGGGCTACAATTATGGCAAATTTCATGGAAAAAAAATTAGGCATCTTAGGAATTGACAACTATGATGTAATCCATTGTCATGACTGGATGACAGCATTTGTAGGTATAAATGCAAAACATGTAGCAAACAAACCTTACGTGCAATCTATTCATAGCACAGAGAGGGGGAGATGTGGAGGAATTCATTCTGAAGATTCAAGAACTATCAACGACATAGAATGGTGGAGCACTTACGAATCTCACGCTATAATAACAGTTAGCAATTCAATAAAAAATGAAATATGTAGCATCTTTAACACTCCACACGATAAAGTTAATGTGATATACAATGGAATAAATCCTTGGGAATTTGACATTCAAATGGATGAAGACGAGATAAATAACTTCAGAATGCATATTGGGGTTCAGCCACACGAAAACATGATACTTTATGTTGGGAGGTTAGTTTATCAAAAGGGGGTTGAATATCTGATAAGGGCATTCCCAAAAATACTGAGCAAATATCCAAACTCAAAGTTAGTAATTGCTGGATCTGGGGATATGAGAGAGTATTTGGAAAATTTGGCATTTCAATTAGGTTGTAGAGATAGAGTGATTTTTTTAGGGTTTATAAATGGAAATACGCTGAAAAAACTCTATAAGTCATCTGATGTATGTGTTATTCCCTCTGTTTATGAACCGTTTGGAATCGTAGCACTTGAAGCAATGGCTGCAGGAACTCCAGTAGTTGTAAGTAGCGTGGGGGGACTAAGCGAAATAGTCCAGCATGATTACAATGGTGTTTGGACATATCCCCAAAATCCTGATTCAATTGCATGGGGGGTCGATAGAGTTCTCTCAGATTGGGAGTTTAGAGAATACATAACAAAGAATGCAAAACGTGATGTATATGCAAAATACAGTTGGGATGTCATTGCAAAAGAGACTGTTAATGTATACAAAAAGGTAATAGAGATGACAGAATAA